The DNA sequence CTATGAACTAATGCAAACGTCATGCACAGACGGACGCCGTCTTCCAGCAGCGTTCCTGAGGAATATTTCCTCATGGGAAACTCCAGCCTCTGTAATATTCCTGGGTTTAACAGCCACCGTCTCCGAACCTCACCGGAGATTTTCTGTGGGACTCGAGTCACAGACTGTTACTAAACTTCGGAGGACTTTGAGGACCGTTTGGGATTCATTGTCCTTTTGGAATGTCCAGTGATGCCCAGACTTCCAGCTTCCTCAAAGAGGGTCCAGATGCGTTCTTCTAGCATTTCTAGGTGCTTGATAGAATCCATCTTAACCTCTATCCATAGCAAGTTCGATGTGCCGAAGATGTAAAGCAACTCCAGGGAATCTCGGAATCTGGTCGTGGACCTTGTGTAGATTTAGGTCTCCACACCAGAGACTTCCTTGGATGTAATCCCGATCATAGACTTCATCCATGTCCGTGTTCTCGCTGCACAGCTACAACCACGCAACCACGTTTCAACAACTCAGAAGGCGAAGGCACGGCCGAAACGCACTGCGTGCCTTTTAATCTCATGTCTAAACACGTGGAGCGTTTGCAGATTTCTCTCCTGAGATCATTCACAGCAGGATTGTTGCAACTTCAGGGATAGTAGTGCAAAGACATTCAGGTCAGAGGCGGCGACCTTTGGGATCCGTTCAAGCCGATCGCAGACGGAACGCCGATCGGGATCAGCAGACGGGAGGAGACGACGGTGAGCAAGATGAGCTATCGTCCCTTTAAAACCGTCACCGATGCTTTTAGGTTGCAAACAAGCAGCTATATCGAATCGCTCGGGTGGCGGCGCGCACCGACTACGTGCCCGTGCCCGCGCACCGCATTCTTTCATGTGTGATTCACGCCAATATCTCCATTAACACAGCTGCTTGGAACACTCGCAGCGTTATCTGCTTCCATCGGCTTTGGCAGCGAGAGACGGTTTGTCCAtccaataataattattataataaccCCCGAAATAACATCAAAGGAACGCATCGGACTTCCTAGGACGAATCGCACGCAAGTTGAAACTTGTTACACGTGgactcgtgcacacacacggcTACGATCActaatgcacgcacacacacacacacacacacacacacaagcggcGGGCAGTCTGgaccaaaacaaacatctgcGGCGTTTGATGAGCTGGAAAGCAAATCAATTCCTTTATTGGCTGACGGTAAATCGGGTCCAGCCTCTGCACGCCGGATGAAGGCTCCGTTACACAGTGATCACATTAGAGAGAGGACGACGGGGCGAGTCAGTCTCGCGTGCCATTAGCACTGGGAAGTATTTCAAGAAGCCCGGATCGTCTGATGGAGATAAAACGTCATAGAAGTCGCCCTAAAGTTTTCTGATCCTTCCCTAGTTACTGAGAGACCAACATTTCTATCCATGAACTGATCTATTAAAACGGCGTCACCGAGCCTCAGCAGCCGAGGCCTCCGTCCCTCCATGGCAACCGTCGTCGAGGCGAGTTTCACTTTCTGTGCCTCAAGGGGATTATAGCTGGTCTTTATATAGGCTCAGCCTCAGTGCTGCAGAGAACGGCTGGCAATCGGGCCGAGGGAAGCCACTACTAAAGAGATCAGCCATATTAGCAGtgcattaggggggggggggctacgacATGGTGACACACAGGATGGGGCAGCTCTGTCGGGCTCAAGTTCATTAACTAATCGTGATTAGTGTCACTCGCCTCGTCGAGCAGCAGCCAGTCGTTTGCTCCGACGGCATTTTTCATGAAGTACAACCATTAGAGTTACTTTAGGGGCCTGGAATCAATATGGTgaactcacgcacacacacacacacacacaccagtgtaaGAGCCCATCTAGTGCTCTTCATGAATAATGAATCAGACGCCGCTGATCCATCTGGCTCACGGTGAGGACCCCCCCCAATATTCCAGAGCACCACTCTAGAGATGaccgctttctctctctctcttttttaataaTCACCACCATTCGCCCCGCGTGGAGGAGACAGCAGATAATCCTCCACCAGCTGCCATGTCAGAAACGTGCAGGACAACCGTTGGGAAGGTCACGCGGTGGGTCATCAGGCGAAGACCGAAGACCTTCCGGCAAATCTGCGTGACATGAACCGACCCCAGACTCTCCAGTTACATAAGAGCGTTCTGGGATTTCCAATCCATCGTCAGCACACGTACAGTAATCATCCTTCACATGCAGCGGCAGATCGGCTGCCTCAGCCTGTTTGTCTTAAGATGCGATGATTCGCTACAGACCTCAGAATTAAACATAAAGACGCATCTCAGAGGGCAGATCTGGACTTTTTCTCCTTTGCcataaacagaaagaaacaaacTATACTACATCAGGCTGCAGAAGTATTTCTATTCATTTGTATATTTCCACAATTACTCAAAATTCAAGTTTCCAAGAGATCTTTAAATAACAAGTTAGCCTGGATCAGTCGATTCTGCTCCTGTGGTAAACAGGACGCCGCGTTTGTCTGGTATTCAGGCTGCAAGTCATATTTGGCGATCACTTTATCGCTGTCAGGCAGCATGACGGAGACAAACCTTCGACAGTCCGATGGAGCAGCGAGATCTAAGGGCCCCGTTTCCTCAAACGCACGCCTTCCGTTCACACCGGATTTTACAGCAGGCAGGACTTTGACACCTGCgtctcagatcagatcagatcaagAGGGACAGAgtaaaagaaaaggagatgaagacaaaaataaagaatctttttttttttttttttaagataatcAGGAGCTAAACTGCTGCATATCAAACAGCTATAGGTCGGACAACGCAGGGGAATCTCAAGTATGCGTTACCGGTCTGTGTGATAACATACCAGAGATAAGCAGCGCCGTCTTGGATCGCGTTTGTGGCACAgcgaagagagaagagagagttCCGGACGGACCGGGACGACATCAGGAAttgttgtttgtatttgtgaaCACTTTGAACAAACACTTTAGGTCGGTGGAAGgcaacaggtaaacaaacactttgtttgtttcctgtctgtAGACTTAATCACAAATCTTATTCATGTCAGGGCAGCCAGACGCGGCtttagtcattttattttgtacaattTTGGCCAAAAGACCTTATGCCCTGTCGTGTACGCGCGCcctctctcacgcacacgcacgcacttgGAGTTTGTTGTCCCGCATGATTAAACAGCAGCTCAGAAATAGACAACGCTTCCGGTTGTCTCCGGTGTGAAACCGTGCAGCGTGAACTCACCTTCGACGCGACCGCCACGCGGCGCGGCGCGCCCGCAGGTGCTGCAGTTTCCACCGTGGGAGGACTCGCGTGGGTGGAGACCTGAGAACACCCGACGTTACTGCATGATGCTCATTTAGAAGTCATGACCTTGAGAgtttctccccccccaaaaaaaacaaaaacaaaaaacgagaGAAGAAGGCGGATAATatccgtcccgtcccgtcccgcaCGCTCCACGGCCGGCGTGAGTCAAAACAAGAGCAGGAGGgcggaggatgaagagggatgcgcactggaggaggaggaggaggaggatgaggaggggcgAGGCAATCAAGGTTAGATTGACACCGCGTTTGTAAAATTGATTCATAAAATGTCGGGAACTCGAAGTTTCAGAATTtctgtttccctttttttgcGTAAATTTCTCCATATTTGcatgtttaaactttaaatttaAACGCGTGCACCCTTTCCCTAAAAATAACGACAGAATGAGAATACTTAAACTATTGATTCGATTTTGGAGTAAagttctgttttaattactCACAAACACAGAGATGATCTACAGATacagaagtttattttttatttttttcttgctcaCACGTGGTTCATATTCCTAATCCTGGAAATGACACAGAGATTAGTGGAGCGTTTAAACTGTCATTATCCTGCCTGGCGAGCCGAATGAGTGAAGACAAGGGCCGCAGCAAGGGTCATTACCCTGCAGCTACACCTGTGgtgttctggtgtgtgtgtgtgcgtgtgtgtgcgtgtgtgtgcgtgtgatctGATGAAGCTAATGGTAGAAATACCCAATATTGGCCTTATAAAGTGTAAAAGGGTGCGATAATATTATTTTAACCCTaccagaaaaataaatcccaaaTCAAATTCATATTTCTGTATTTGAGGACACTTGTTGCCCCCTAGTGTTGAAATGTTGGAACTACAAAAGGGCACCTTCCTCATGCTTTATTTCTGCCCCAGATTTCACTGGTTGAAACCTCACCATTATATTATGGACACcacaggtttttattttgtgggtgGCAATGAGAAATTGTCAGGTTTAAATAAATTCCATCATCAGGAACATTTCAATTCTATTTTCTTCTGGTTCTACAGTCTTAAAAAAAGCCTAATTATAGACTTAGTAAAATGTAACTCATCTACAATTACTCCCCACATATAGGCATACAGACCGATAGATTCTTTATTCATTTCACTGTGGCTCATAAATCGATAAGTTACACAATATCATACAGAAGCTGGATGCTAAAACTGGACAAAAAGTTGCAAAAATATCCTTCTTGTCTTGACACCTTTTCTGTCAGTGTTTTGCAGCATATTGCAGAGCGACCAGGTTGAATGGAACAACCGAAATAGTGACATGCTGAGGGGGGTGTGACGAGGAATCCATGCGTAGCGGGTGATGCTGCTCATGCTGAAGGTGAGTCTAGTGGGTGCAGCacagcatgatgggaaaaaaaatcaagcgcTAATGAGCATATTTGCAAATATTGAATCTTATTTatggttgcattttttttaatcttgtctCCAGATTTCCCCAAATGActtgtgtttgtaaaaaaaaaaaagtaatcttaATACTTAACACATGACATCAAACACAAGACGAGTAAAATCCACCAGGAAGTGGtaaaagtggcagagatgaaagCACTGACAATGAGAATTACATCCTGAACAAAaaacatgtctgtgtgtgtgtgtgtgtgtgtgtgtgtgtggcagctggACACACAAACCGCTTCACTATATTCGTCCTTGCCTTCAGTTTCTAAAGtcttttcttgatttctggGCAGGCAaatctccacctcctcttcctttctctatTTCAGTGTTCGCCCACATTCTAgtcctcatcttcatcgtcctcctcctcgtcgtcgtcCGTTGGGTCCCTCGCGTCGAGGTCATCTTCATCGTCCACCTGCAGGGAAAGTGTCAAAGTCTAActagagcaaacacacaaagacacagccGATTGGTCAGGAAACAAAGCGACAAACCCCAAGGACAGTTTCTAACACGGCAGACATTCCTCCGCGCGTTCTGATTGGGCGGCAGCAGGCTGCGATCGCTCCTCACTCACTTTTGTGCTAAAGCAGAAACAAACTTCTGCCGAGTTTAGCTGCCCGTGCTAATTTATGAGTTAGTGGGAGGTGGGGGGTGTCCCTGTAGTTTCCTGCGACTCATCTAGTCATAGTTTCATGGATTCTACGTGAACCTCCGATCTCTAAAAATGTGGACGAGTGAGGTTTGAAAGCAAAAGCAattagggggaaaaaaagccggCCATATTTAAAACACCAGATGAAGTGAATGTCTACCGTCTCTCCCAGGCCTTTGAGTCTCTTTTTGAGGGCTACATTCTTCTGGTCTTGGTCGGCGAGCAGCATCAGCAGGTCGTCTTGCTCCTTTTTGGACTCCTGGAGCTCCCGCTGCAGCTTCGCGTTCTCCGTCTGCAGGATGGCGGCTGTGCTGGTGGCCGAAGCGTGCTGCTGCTCCATCGCCGCCAGGCTCTCCGACGACAGCTTCGCCTCCTCCTGGAAGAAGAAGGGACGagtgcaggaggagggagaggatgaaaggatgatACCGTAACCTAAGAAGACGCCAGAGTGTTGGTCTACGCACCTCGAGTCTCTCCGTCTCACTCGTCTGTGCTGCCAACCTGCGCTCGAGTTCGGCCATCTTGGCAGCGTCTGCCGAGCCGTCGGCGCGGGGGGGCACCGACTCAGAGGCCTGATAGAAGCCAGGGGAACATTCATACGTTCAGCAGCCCTTAGGAACAACAAACACCTTTTTCCAGATATTCACCGCAGCCTGAGCTCGTCTCAGCAGCTCCTGTTTCTCCGTCTTCATGCGGTCGAGCTCTGCAGACTGAGACCGGACCTGTCCTCTCAgagcctccagctcctgcaaaCCAGCTCAACCAGTGAACACATCGAGTCTGGGGGCATTCTTGTATCGAGACCCCGAAGCCAGCAAGCCTTCATTCACCTCCACCGCGACCCTTTGAAGCCGAGCTTTTATCATAGGATAGAATAAAATAAGGCTTTTGTTTTGAATCCCACCTTCAGCAGTTCCGTATCGTCCGATCCTCCGCCTGAACTTTCTGCCTTCTGCGACGGCTCCGCCTTCTACAATCGCAAAGTGAAAGACGGAACAGCTCGGTGCCGTTACGATGAAATCACAACCGCTGCTCCGATGGTCCCACCCCGTCCCTGACCCCGAGCGGAGACGTTTACTAACCAGGGCGTCAATGAGCTCGTCCTTGTCGCCGAGTTGCGTTTGAAGCAGCGCGTACTCCCTGCggagctcctccacctccttcctgaGCTGCTCCGTCTGCAGCCCGTTCACCTGCGAGCCGTCCGCCTGACTCGGGCCGTCTTTACCTGGAGATTTTAAGCGCACGTGAAACGAAACCATCGATGACTCTTTAAACAGCGCTGGAGTGAGCGGCCCGACCGAGCTTCAGCTTCAGGATGTTGTACTGGTCCTTGTGCTGCTGGATCTGGGACAGCTGCTGGGCGGCTGTGGTCTGCATCTGCTCGTTCTGAGATGATACCGATGAGACCTGCTCTTTCAGCTCCTGGATCTGAGCATCCTGAGGAGAACAGCCATCCGTTAATGAGAAACAGGAGATGTACGTAGAACTGGATAAATAACGGCAGACAAACGAGCCCCGTTTACCTGCTCTCTGATCAGCTCCTTATACTGAGTCACAATGTTGTCATGCTGCTCTAAagtcttcttcacctcctcttccttcttctcctcctcactggATTTGTGGACCGCTTTGGTTATCATGCCTGAAATAACAGcaacaatgaaaagaaaatcacaagaTTGGGCGGCTGCCACTGACGAATCGATCGCATGTGGACGTTGGGGACACGTCCTCTGGCTGACCCTCCAGTTCCTTGACCAGCTTGGTGAACTCGTGGTCAAACAGCATCTGCTCCGGAGACGGGAAGATGGGCTGCGGCTTCTGGGCCGCCCGGGAGTACAGCTCGTGTTTGGTGACGAAGCCCAGCTTCTCCACGAAGTTCTCCTTCCCGATTCGCTTCTCGATGAGCTGCTTGAGCTTATCTCTGAGGAGGGGGATGACACGACGGCTCATAATGGGACAACCAGAATAAGTGGGGTCGagtagaaatgaggcaataagagggttTTGGAGATGAGGCACGGACTTTGATGGTTGGGACAAGAATTAGGGAAGGTCGTCTGACATAAACGTCGTTAAAAACATTAACCATTTCACTCCACTTGGATCATTACTGGTTCTTATCAGGGAGGGAGAGCCGACACTTACTTTGTGTAGTTTTCCAGAGAGCTGTCGTTATAATAGATGCAGATGCCGAGAAGCAGAGCGCACAGGCCCTGCACCAGCCTTTCGTCCTCTCCGAGGTTCTCTGAGATCTGAGCCGTCAGCTACAGGAGTCGCAGGGTCAAGGAGTCACCCACGGAGAGtgtcccccccacacacacttatctttcacaattagtttttatttgattttacagATCATAAATGTTGAGCCTATCATCGCGATTATCTAAATGAGCCGGCTGCGTTTCAATCCGCGCTGCTGCTTGAAGGATACGAAGGGAACATTCTCCTGATTGTGTAGGAAGTGCGTGACCGCTATGGGACAGTTACTGATCCATGTgcacagcagcatgaggaggcCCACCCTGGTCTGCACCTTACTGCCCTGCGGAGCAGACGAGAACGCGAAGGAAATGTCACATTGCTCTTGGAAGGTGGAGAAATAATGTTTCAGGGAGATCTAAACATTTTGAGTTCAGAAAATtggaaatgttaaataaaaattgAGGCCCACATTGGGTGTTTAGAGAAGCGACAGGTTTACTGACTGACACAATCGATTTGAGACAACAAAATTATTGcagagaaaacataaaaaaaggatgaaaaaTGGGAACAAGATGCTTGAATATAAGTTGGTGTTAAAACCTGCACTGATTTTGTTGCCACAAGAAAATCAGCCCCATTTTCTTCCCATCTTGGGAGTTAATGCTGATTATAAAGTGTAAGAAAGGTCAAGTAAACTCAATAACGCTTCACACTCAAATTGTATCAAACGTTGCAACTTAATGAGGTTAACACACAAAGTTAATATCAAAAAGTTCTTCATGTACAAACAGAGTTATGCGGAACAAAGCAAGCTGCGTTAGCCTGtaagaataaaacaatgaaattaaagcactgaaagccccgcccccatctTTCCAATAACACAAGTtcacaaattaaacattttcattccCTCTCCATGAGGGATTGATGACTCGCATCAATCATAGCATCACAAAAGATCCTGCAAAGCGAAGCCTAAGTGTGCTTTCAAAGATGAAGAATGAACCATAATGATAAAAAGAATGATGCATgataaaaatgatcatttttaaaaacagactTCCCTTTGccggacacccccccccccccccccacacacacacacacacacaatcaacagcaggaggaaaaggaaaaaccgCCTTGTGGATAAACATTAAGCTTAAAGGAGTAGTAGTAAAAAggttaaaaaggaaaacaagaccccccccccccccaacaactgGGTCAACaagaccccccctcccttacTGCAGATGCAAAGCCAAGATGAACACTCAACAACAAAACCACACCAACATGTATGTCACTCACCCGCCGGACGATCTTATCACCCTGCAAAACCACAGCGACATGACGTTGTTCTAATCGCCGACAAGATGGCGCCTCCGTCTGATCGGCGTGTAAGGTAGCAGCGGCGAGCAGGGTCCTACCTGGGAGAGGATGTTGGtgcactgctgcagcagagacacggGCGGCTTTCCCAGGCTGGTTGCCAGTTGAACCcgcagcagctgctccttctGGGTAAGGTTGTCCTGCAGGGCGTGAGCCAAGGCCACAGACGCGCACCAGTTGGACAGGGAGTCGGCTGAGAACAGGCCTCCGCAGAGCAGCTGGCCGGCTGAGATGGAATTTGCTAGGGGGGAAGAATTCAGTcacttaatatttaattatttacaaaGCTGGCAACAAAAGTCTTCGGCACGTCTGTTCTCTGGCTTTACAAagtctaaaatatatatatcaggtAATAAATACTTCAACACCTGCTTGGTGACATACAAACACGTACAAATGATAGAACATTGACTTTTGAGTTTTTAAGTTTTGCTATAGCTGACCGTCAATGGTGGAAGGCAGCAGCGTAGCCACAATCTCGCCCTGGCCTTTCTGGTTTTTGTAGAGGAAGCACTGGAAACAGTAG is a window from the Brachionichthys hirsutus isolate HB-005 unplaced genomic scaffold, CSIRO-AGI_Bhir_v1 contig_257, whole genome shotgun sequence genome containing:
- the LOC137914610 gene encoding general vesicular transport factor p115-like, which codes for MNFFRGVMGGQAPGPQPSGAETIQKLCDRVASSTLLEDRRDAVRALKSLSKKYRVEVGSQAMDHLINILQTDRSDSEILGYALDTLYNIICNDEEEEQDESEDIASPIAVSGKHKNAFMADENAQKQSDDLGAQFTDRFIQDPEHVTLLLALLEEFDFHVRWPGVKLLTALLKNQGVQVQGVILVSPMGVSRLMDLLADSREVIRNDGLLLLQQLTKSNAAIQKIVAFENAFERLLDIITEEGSSDGGIVVEDCLLLLLNLLKNNSSNQNFFKEGSYIQRMTPWFEVGDDNSGWSAQKVTNLHLMLQLVRVMVSPVNSPGATASCQRATYQCGLLQQLCTILMATGVPADILTETINTVSEVIRGSQVNQDYFSSVNAPSNPPRPAIVVLLMSMVNERQPFVLRCAVLYCFQCFLYKNQKGQGEIVATLLPSTIDANSISAGQLLCGGLFSADSLSNWCASVALAHALQDNLTQKEQLLRVQLATSLGKPPVSLLQQCTNILSQGDKIVRRGSKVQTRVGLLMLLCTWISNCPIAVTHFLHNQENVPFLTAQISENLGEDERLVQGLCALLLGICIYYNDSSLENYTKDKLKQLIEKRIGKENFVEKLGFVTKHELYSRAAQKPQPIFPSPEQMLFDHEFTKLVKELEGMITKAVHKSSEEEKKEEEVKKTLEQHDNIVTQYKELIREQDAQIQELKEQVSSVSSQNEQMQTTAAQQLSQIQQHKDQYNILKLKLGKDGPSQADGSQVNGLQTEQLRKEVEELRREYALLQTQLGDKDELIDALKAEPSQKAESSGGGSDDTELLKELEALRGQVRSQSAELDRMKTEKQELLRRAQAAASESVPPRADGSADAAKMAELERRLAAQTSETERLEEEAKLSSESLAAMEQQHASATSTAAILQTENAKLQRELQESKKEQDDLLMLLADQDQKNVALKKRLKGLGETVDDEDDLDARDPTDDDEEEDDEDED